The following coding sequences lie in one Tichowtungia aerotolerans genomic window:
- a CDS encoding sulfatase-like hydrolase/transferase: protein MLITQALHVLGRQPKDSPNVIAFLLDDSGQRSMGEVNTAEPRLQIGYALPFRDGKGSTWESGVRVPAIFCWEETISPNRIVQKPASTLDILPTVFALTGVRSPRESPYISRASSVKSRFRAGFRAFCNDLLQNVLTQA from the coding sequence ATGCTTATTACGCAAGCGTTGCATGTCCTAGGAAGACAACCAAAAGATAGTCCCAATGTAATAGCTTTTCTTTTAGATGACAGCGGACAACGGTCCATGGGCGAGGTTAATACTGCTGAACCTCGATTACAAATAGGTTATGCTTTGCCATTTCGCGATGGAAAAGGATCAACCTGGGAGAGTGGGGTTCGTGTACCTGCGATCTTTTGCTGGGAGGAAACGATATCGCCGAACCGCATTGTGCAGAAACCGGCCAGCACCTTAGATATTTTACCGACTGTCTTTGCCTTGACCGGCGTTAGGTCGCCTCGGGAAAGTCCGTACATCTCACGAGCCTCTTCGGTCAAATCGCGCTTCCGTGCAGGCTTCAGAGCTTTTTGCAATGACCTCCTGCAGAATGTGCTTACCCAGGCTTAG
- a CDS encoding transposase produces MKRKRYAEEQVVYALKQAENGEEIAELCRSMGVSEATFYNWRKKYKGLGVSEVRELRMLREENRKLKQLVADLSLGKHILQEVIAKSSEACTEARFDRRGS; encoded by the coding sequence ATGAAGCGGAAGAGATACGCAGAAGAGCAGGTCGTATATGCCCTGAAGCAGGCAGAGAACGGTGAGGAGATTGCCGAACTGTGCCGGTCGATGGGAGTCAGTGAGGCCACGTTTTACAACTGGCGGAAGAAATACAAAGGGCTGGGCGTTAGTGAAGTGCGTGAGTTACGCATGTTGCGTGAGGAAAATCGCAAGCTGAAGCAGCTCGTCGCTGACCTAAGCCTGGGTAAGCACATTCTGCAGGAGGTCATTGCAAAAAGCTCTGAAGCCTGCACGGAAGCGCGATTTGACCGAAGAGGCTCGTGA
- a CDS encoding helix-turn-helix transcriptional regulator produces MEVSVAIPSILGERKNQQTEEVTVLASTPRTRQRMIDLTQKSVKSLVDLDVRVLGTDWAHGNYLAGTKKSSTHLLYYAVRGNHIYFDIGKGEQNLPPNHVLIVPAGFPQWTHLSKGKSVGIWVNLWNTPRWHFLEQKMPSIHIANDLSKLASAIDACIDEQKSPERYGVEQNISNYAKIISNYIIRTVKPEYKSSDISHLLKIDQLWHEVSADLTQPWTADILAARAHMSVGHLYNIQKRLTGTTPMQMVLRLRMERAQLLLTNTNLTLDRISEEIGFSSAFSFSNAFVRQFGLRPGAYRSQLHKKIK; encoded by the coding sequence ATGGAAGTTTCAGTAGCCATTCCATCGATACTGGGGGAGAGAAAAAACCAACAAACAGAAGAAGTAACGGTTCTCGCATCAACACCCCGAACACGGCAACGCATGATAGACCTTACTCAAAAATCCGTTAAATCACTCGTAGATCTTGATGTTAGGGTTTTAGGTACCGACTGGGCTCATGGCAATTATTTGGCTGGCACTAAAAAATCAAGTACACATCTATTGTACTATGCAGTAAGGGGCAACCATATATATTTCGATATTGGAAAAGGAGAACAAAACCTCCCCCCCAATCACGTACTCATTGTACCTGCCGGTTTTCCTCAATGGACCCATCTCTCAAAAGGAAAATCCGTAGGGATATGGGTTAATCTTTGGAATACCCCTCGATGGCATTTTCTAGAACAAAAAATGCCATCTATTCATATAGCGAATGACTTGTCAAAATTAGCCAGCGCAATTGACGCCTGCATTGATGAACAAAAGTCTCCAGAAAGATATGGGGTAGAACAAAATATCTCTAATTATGCCAAAATTATCAGTAATTATATCATACGCACTGTAAAGCCAGAATATAAGTCTTCGGATATAAGTCACTTATTAAAAATAGATCAACTTTGGCATGAGGTATCAGCTGATCTAACACAACCTTGGACAGCAGACATTCTTGCCGCCCGAGCACATATGAGTGTTGGTCATTTGTATAATATTCAAAAACGGTTAACAGGAACCACTCCCATGCAAATGGTACTTCGATTAAGAATGGAACGAGCACAACTCCTTTTGACCAACACTAACCTGACACTTGACCGTATTTCAGAAGAAATCGGATTTAGCAGTGCATTTTCCTTTTCAAATGCATTTGTACGCCAGTTCGGGCTTAGACCCGGAGCGTACCGAAGCCAATTACACAAAAAAATCAAATAG
- a CDS encoding IS3 family transposase (programmed frameshift) has product MKRKRYTEEQIVYALKQAENGEKIAELCRSMGVSEATFYNWRKKYKGLGVSEVRELRMLRDENRKLKQLVADLSLDKHILQEVIAKKALKPARKRELAEGACDAYGLSGRRACGLFELSRTTFFYKAKPRDDEALRLRIKELAAKRVRFGYRRIHVLLRREGWEINHKRVYRVYMEENLAVRTKPRKKLANRPRVPLEQAAGPNEQWSMDFVMDRTEDGRHFRILTVVDNFSRECLALYADRSITGEKVASCLNGVANQRGYPKSIRVDNGSEFYSRSMDAWTYHHEVAMEFIRPGKPTENGYIESFNGKLRDECLNVELFFGVDDARDKLAAWKKDYNEQRPHKSLDNKTPTEYIGAWMEASALPTLLRRREGTQRTQQLLEAVF; this is encoded by the exons ATGAAGCGGAAGAGATACACAGAGGAACAGATCGTATATGCCCTGAAGCAGGCGGAGAACGGCGAGAAGATAGCCGAACTATGCCGGTCGATGGGAGTCAGTGAGGCCACGTTTTACAACTGGCGCAAGAAGTACAAGGGGCTTGGAGTAAGCGAGGTGCGGGAGTTACGCATGTTACGTGATGAAAACCGCAAGTTGAAGCAGCTCGTAGCCGACCTGAGTCTGGACAAGCACATCTTGCAGGAGGTCATTGCAA AAAAAGCTCTGAAGCCTGCACGGAAGCGCGAACTGGCCGAGGGGGCATGTGATGCATACGGACTCTCGGGCCGCCGGGCGTGCGGGCTTTTTGAGTTAAGCCGGACCACCTTTTTCTACAAAGCGAAGCCTCGGGACGATGAGGCGCTTCGTCTGCGGATTAAGGAACTGGCCGCTAAACGTGTCCGGTTCGGTTACCGGCGCATTCATGTTCTGTTGCGCCGGGAAGGATGGGAGATTAATCACAAAAGAGTCTATCGGGTCTACATGGAGGAAAACCTTGCCGTTCGCACGAAACCCCGTAAAAAGTTGGCGAACCGGCCTCGTGTTCCTCTTGAGCAGGCTGCCGGGCCCAACGAGCAATGGAGTATGGACTTTGTGATGGATCGCACCGAGGACGGGCGTCACTTCAGGATACTGACGGTAGTCGATAACTTTAGTCGGGAATGCCTGGCGCTATATGCTGACCGATCCATCACCGGTGAAAAGGTCGCGTCTTGTCTGAACGGAGTGGCTAATCAACGCGGTTATCCCAAAAGCATTCGTGTGGACAACGGAAGCGAGTTTTACTCCAGGTCGATGGATGCCTGGACATATCATCATGAGGTCGCCATGGAGTTTATCCGACCGGGTAAGCCGACCGAAAATGGATACATCGAAAGCTTCAACGGAAAGTTGAGGGATGAATGTTTGAATGTGGAGCTTTTCTTCGGAGTGGACGATGCCCGTGATAAACTCGCAGCATGGAAAAAAGATTACAATGAGCAGCGACCGCATAAGTCGCTTGATAACAAGACTCCGACGGAATATATAGGTGCGTGGATGGAGGCGTCCGCGCTTCCCACCCTCCTCCGGAGGAGGGAGGGAACCCAGAGAACACAGCAACTATTAGAAGCCGTATTTTAG
- a CDS encoding glycosyl hydrolase family 18 protein → MHFSVRALFLFVFCYTVFFEVRASENDRDIFIHSIYVVGDSISSRSQLDQTRFDWFDIMYVMASPMWEASDFDKPETDVVQKMVRNHSYSEGDFGCSLVPELIARAHFDGTKVLLSILGDEEYNLVAEDPERRRKFARVISSFVAKYNFDGVDVDWEHTLDLELHIALLTDLRAALDELGKPTVLRNYFLTTAIHSWRKYTCEQASRLCGVIDWVNVMTYDMGGGIWGKTPSHNAPLDKIKKDLKNWRMFPSNKICIGLANYGFYYRGILPGEMSDVPLGEKNGRYFDYTELTSLVSNGWTESYDFCAEAPYYYSPDKTEFVTIDNSHSLQLKLEWALQCDYRGVFWWEFQSDYFPAEAGFDFARHPLIDPIAERIHADRSIWERSSDSNSSNTER, encoded by the coding sequence ATGCATTTTTCCGTTCGGGCGCTGTTTTTGTTTGTTTTCTGCTATACGGTTTTTTTTGAAGTGCGTGCATCCGAAAACGACCGGGATATTTTTATCCATTCTATTTATGTAGTGGGTGACTCGATCTCAAGCCGCTCTCAATTAGATCAGACGCGGTTTGATTGGTTTGATATTATGTATGTTATGGCATCGCCGATGTGGGAGGCTTCTGATTTTGATAAACCGGAAACAGATGTGGTGCAAAAAATGGTCCGAAATCACTCATATTCAGAGGGGGATTTTGGCTGTAGTTTGGTGCCGGAATTGATTGCTCGAGCTCATTTTGATGGGACAAAGGTTTTGCTCTCAATATTGGGGGATGAAGAATACAACCTTGTAGCTGAGGATCCAGAGAGGAGAAGAAAATTTGCTAGAGTAATAAGCTCTTTTGTAGCAAAATACAATTTTGATGGGGTTGATGTTGATTGGGAGCATACTCTTGATCTTGAGTTGCATATTGCGTTGCTAACTGATTTGCGTGCAGCATTAGATGAGCTTGGAAAACCCACTGTTTTGCGGAATTATTTTCTAACGACAGCTATTCATTCTTGGCGGAAGTATACTTGTGAACAGGCGTCCCGGCTCTGCGGTGTTATAGATTGGGTAAATGTGATGACTTACGATATGGGAGGGGGGATTTGGGGGAAAACTCCATCCCATAATGCACCGTTGGATAAAATTAAAAAAGACCTGAAAAATTGGCGAATGTTTCCTTCTAATAAGATCTGTATAGGTCTTGCAAATTACGGGTTCTATTATAGAGGTATATTGCCTGGCGAGATGAGTGATGTTCCATTGGGAGAGAAAAATGGAAGATATTTTGATTATACGGAATTGACTTCATTGGTTTCAAATGGCTGGACGGAGTCTTATGATTTTTGCGCAGAAGCTCCTTATTATTATAGTCCTGACAAAACTGAATTTGTTACAATTGATAATTCACATAGTTTGCAGCTTAAACTTGAGTGGGCTTTGCAATGTGACTATCGCGGGGTGTTTTGGTGGGAGTTTCAGTCTGACTATTTTCCTGCCGAGGCAGGATTTGATTTTGCCCGCCATCCGTTAATTGATCCTATTGCTGAAAGAATACATGCGGATCGGTCAATATGGGAACGGTCGTCCGACTCGAATAGCAGCAATACAGAAAGGTAG
- a CDS encoding carbohydrate-binding family 9-like protein, with amino-acid sequence MKIKRLETFILIVGLVGFVCNVTSAESMVPGSYVCNKIYSSITIDGRVDEDVWRLADAITNFYIYSPKDAEDVSLTVVRILRDEETLYVSFECNDDDVWSSSSKGDASLWIGDCVELYIKPRTNNNTYFELVVAPNGTLYDARYASRGAGGQDRFSSWSSGARVATTIQGTDGNWKDNDQGYVAEMAVPLKVFAKDGASFCDEAWCFCATRFDYSKSFEQPLLLMSFPKSLHNGFHYYEGYNKLIFK; translated from the coding sequence ATGAAGATTAAGAGATTAGAAACGTTTATTTTGATAGTGGGTTTGGTTGGGTTTGTGTGTAATGTAACGTCGGCAGAGTCTATGGTGCCAGGTTCTTATGTCTGCAATAAAATATATTCATCTATCACCATTGACGGTCGGGTGGATGAAGATGTTTGGCGGTTGGCGGATGCGATTACCAATTTTTACATCTATAGCCCCAAAGATGCTGAAGATGTTTCTCTAACTGTTGTGCGTATTTTGCGGGATGAAGAGACTTTATATGTTTCCTTTGAGTGCAATGATGATGATGTCTGGTCTAGTTCCAGCAAGGGGGATGCGTCACTTTGGATTGGCGATTGCGTGGAATTATACATCAAGCCTAGGACGAACAACAACACTTATTTTGAACTAGTGGTCGCTCCGAACGGCACGTTGTATGATGCGCGCTATGCTAGTCGAGGGGCGGGAGGGCAGGACCGTTTCTCAAGTTGGTCGTCAGGGGCCCGGGTTGCTACGACGATTCAGGGTACTGATGGCAACTGGAAGGATAATGACCAAGGGTATGTTGCGGAAATGGCTGTTCCGTTAAAGGTGTTCGCCAAAGATGGTGCATCTTTCTGTGACGAAGCATGGTGTTTTTGTGCTACGCGTTTTGATTATTCAAAATCATTTGAGCAACCTCTGCTGCTCATGTCTTTCCCAAAATCACTACATAACGGGTTTCATTACTATGAGGGTTATAACAAGCTCATTTTTAAATAA
- a CDS encoding sodium:solute symporter family protein produces the protein MSIIDTFIVVVVMIFITGMAVFTKRYTRSVADFLAANRCAGRYLLCISEGMAGLGAITVIANFEVFYNAGFTAVFWQQLMIPIWLIVGVSGWVIYRFRETRALTMAQFFEARYSESFRVFAGILAWVSGIVNFGIFPSVGARFFMYFLGFPERVFGASTYILLMLGLLLISLLFVFLGGQIAVIVTDFLQGIFSNIAFLVIITVLLVRFDWSEIIKTLLASAPENASLIHPFKSSEVEGFNYWFYLITAFAGVYQFRAWLGSQAYNSSAKNAHEAKMAGILGTWRFAVQLMFLVLLPVVAYFVMHNTQFAAIAADVTSSLDTINNPQVAKQMTVPLVLARILPTGLLGAMCALMLCAFISTHDTYLHSWGSIFIQDVFQPLYKKTLTEKQHMWLLRGSILFVAVFVFCFSLIFKQTQYVWMFFAITGAIWLGGAGAVILGGLYWKHGTTRGAWAALIVGCVVAVGGIVVQNSWENHLYPWLSRSSPQILGAFTNIVEGIAQRVPGINWEVTPEKFPVDGQWMLALSMLLAIISYIIGSLFDRFVLKVPEFNLDQLLCRGKYAIKGEHERNIEMPATGWRSLLPTKEYSFWDKVIYGFYMAYTLIWLGIFVGGTIYNATADVQDEVWAKFWWWYVVISFVLAVATVIWFLLGGIKDMKHLFKTLSSIRRDLRDDGSVVRAGKDMVEALKNE, from the coding sequence ATGAGTATTATTGATACCTTTATTGTTGTTGTTGTTATGATTTTTATAACAGGGATGGCGGTTTTTACTAAGCGGTATACTAGAAGTGTCGCCGATTTTTTGGCCGCGAATCGTTGTGCTGGGCGTTATCTACTTTGCATTTCCGAAGGGATGGCTGGTCTCGGTGCCATTACAGTAATAGCGAATTTTGAAGTTTTCTATAATGCAGGATTTACTGCTGTATTTTGGCAGCAGCTAATGATTCCAATTTGGTTGATTGTAGGTGTGTCCGGCTGGGTAATATATCGCTTTCGTGAAACCCGAGCGCTTACCATGGCTCAATTTTTTGAAGCTCGTTACAGCGAGAGCTTTCGTGTGTTTGCTGGAATTCTTGCGTGGGTGTCAGGTATAGTTAATTTTGGAATTTTTCCATCAGTTGGAGCACGTTTTTTTATGTATTTTCTGGGATTTCCAGAGAGGGTTTTCGGGGCGTCCACATATATTCTTCTTATGTTGGGACTGCTTTTGATTTCCCTTTTGTTTGTGTTTCTTGGTGGGCAGATTGCTGTAATTGTTACCGATTTTTTACAGGGAATCTTTTCCAATATTGCATTTTTGGTCATTATTACCGTACTTCTTGTTCGATTTGATTGGTCGGAAATAATAAAAACTTTACTGGCAAGCGCGCCAGAAAATGCGTCTCTAATTCATCCGTTCAAATCGAGTGAAGTGGAGGGGTTTAACTATTGGTTTTATCTCATAACTGCGTTTGCTGGTGTCTATCAGTTTCGCGCATGGTTGGGGTCGCAAGCATATAATTCTTCTGCCAAGAATGCTCATGAAGCAAAAATGGCAGGAATTCTCGGAACATGGAGATTTGCAGTGCAGCTCATGTTTTTGGTGTTGCTGCCTGTTGTTGCATACTTCGTGATGCATAATACCCAGTTTGCAGCTATTGCCGCTGATGTTACAAGCAGTCTGGATACAATTAACAATCCCCAGGTTGCGAAACAGATGACGGTTCCGTTGGTGCTTGCCCGCATACTTCCAACGGGGTTGCTTGGTGCCATGTGTGCGCTCATGCTGTGCGCCTTCATCTCCACCCATGACACCTATTTGCATTCATGGGGAAGTATCTTTATTCAAGATGTATTCCAGCCTCTCTATAAAAAAACTCTTACAGAAAAGCAGCATATGTGGCTTCTCCGCGGATCTATTCTGTTTGTTGCAGTTTTTGTTTTTTGTTTTAGCCTGATCTTCAAACAGACCCAGTATGTTTGGATGTTTTTTGCCATTACCGGCGCCATATGGCTTGGTGGTGCCGGGGCGGTTATTCTAGGCGGATTGTATTGGAAGCATGGAACCACCCGGGGAGCATGGGCGGCACTGATCGTAGGTTGTGTTGTTGCTGTTGGCGGCATTGTCGTCCAGAACTCATGGGAGAATCATCTCTATCCATGGCTTTCTAGAAGTTCGCCTCAGATCCTGGGGGCATTCACAAATATTGTAGAAGGCATTGCTCAGCGTGTTCCGGGGATCAACTGGGAAGTTACTCCCGAAAAGTTTCCAGTTGACGGCCAGTGGATGCTCGCATTGTCCATGTTGTTGGCCATTATTAGCTACATTATCGGATCCCTATTTGATCGGTTTGTGCTGAAGGTTCCGGAATTTAATTTAGATCAGCTTCTATGCCGTGGGAAATATGCCATTAAAGGTGAGCACGAAAGAAATATTGAAATGCCGGCAACGGGATGGCGATCCTTGTTGCCGACTAAGGAATATTCATTTTGGGATAAGGTGATCTATGGTTTCTACATGGCCTATACCTTGATCTGGCTTGGTATTTTTGTTGGAGGAACAATTTATAATGCAACAGCAGATGTTCAGGATGAGGTTTGGGCTAAATTTTGGTGGTGGTATGTTGTCATCTCCTTCGTTCTTGCCGTCGCGACAGTTATTTGGTTCCTGTTAGGTGGAATTAAGGATATGAAGCATCTCTTTAAGACGTTGAGTTCGATAAGGCGCGACTTGAGAGACGATGGGTCGGTTGTTAGAGCGGGTAAGGACATGGTCGAAGCCCTCAAGAATGAGTAG
- a CDS encoding glycosyl hydrolase family 18 protein, with the protein MNNSLSLSNNRHLTERKIQIVGYYHGRNFDLKAPEYAVADSSFEQVTDAMYWSEIGVDKLTEEFYEDTFISFMERSAEKGVRRVLCTGVSSGEVMRDLIRNPEARAKNIKEIVQFVVSVGLDGINIDWEYPNPEDWLDYSNYLMELNAALKPSGKTLSLALSENLDGLSSDAIEALDYFNIMAYDMMWGKDARGERHSTFPDSVDSIQYFIDKGYPPEKLNLGIPFYGRFVNEKSLSHSIWLFHDGNESSYKTFCTTCSQLLSCQDIYEGFYYNGIDMVKRKTRWAVDKGLRGVMIWEMGFDLPVEDNRSLLRAIVETATPDREGGRELPHGVTLFLPQLGGLTMDLWRNVPGSAVADLVELSAYPETPDYRSCVYNLETRYGWDRNYGVRIYGYLQPKESGLYYFWLAGNDNCELYLSETDNTEDKRLLISVETSGEDALRNREWDRYPNQRSVLVELQVGCRYYIEVLHKAGEENGYIAVAWNKTGGDREIVMQSNLTPYRT; encoded by the coding sequence GTGAACAACAGTTTATCATTGTCAAATAATCGTCATTTGACCGAAAGAAAAATCCAAATAGTTGGATATTACCATGGGCGAAATTTTGACCTCAAAGCGCCGGAATATGCGGTAGCGGACTCTTCTTTTGAGCAGGTTACCGATGCTATGTATTGGAGTGAGATAGGTGTAGATAAGCTTACGGAAGAGTTTTATGAAGATACATTCATTTCGTTTATGGAGCGAAGTGCAGAAAAAGGTGTTCGTCGAGTTCTCTGTACTGGAGTTTCTTCTGGTGAAGTGATGAGGGATCTGATTCGTAATCCAGAAGCTCGTGCCAAAAATATTAAGGAGATAGTTCAGTTTGTAGTATCTGTAGGATTAGATGGGATTAATATTGATTGGGAGTATCCTAATCCAGAAGACTGGCTCGATTATTCAAATTATCTAATGGAGTTAAATGCGGCGCTGAAACCTTCAGGGAAAACTCTTTCGCTTGCACTTTCAGAAAATCTGGACGGGTTGTCATCTGATGCGATAGAGGCGCTTGATTATTTTAATATCATGGCTTATGACATGATGTGGGGAAAGGATGCAAGGGGAGAGCGACACTCTACTTTCCCGGATTCTGTAGATTCAATTCAATATTTTATTGATAAAGGCTACCCTCCGGAAAAGCTTAACTTGGGGATCCCATTTTATGGGCGGTTTGTTAATGAAAAGTCACTTTCGCATTCCATTTGGTTGTTTCACGATGGGAACGAAAGTTCCTATAAAACCTTTTGCACAACATGTTCTCAGCTCCTTTCCTGTCAGGATATTTACGAAGGGTTTTACTATAATGGGATCGATATGGTTAAACGTAAAACACGTTGGGCTGTCGATAAGGGGCTGCGTGGGGTAATGATTTGGGAAATGGGATTCGATCTTCCAGTTGAAGATAACCGTTCCTTATTGAGAGCAATTGTTGAGACGGCAACGCCGGATCGGGAAGGGGGACGAGAACTTCCGCATGGAGTTACATTATTCTTGCCGCAGCTCGGAGGTTTAACGATGGACTTATGGCGCAATGTCCCCGGGTCTGCTGTAGCAGATTTGGTTGAGTTATCTGCGTATCCAGAAACCCCGGACTATCGAAGTTGTGTTTATAATCTTGAAACCCGATATGGATGGGACAGAAATTATGGTGTTCGAATCTACGGATATTTGCAACCAAAGGAGTCGGGCCTCTACTATTTCTGGTTGGCTGGAAATGATAACTGCGAATTATATTTGAGCGAAACGGATAACACAGAAGATAAGCGCCTGTTAATTTCTGTTGAAACATCAGGTGAAGATGCTTTGCGAAATAGGGAATGGGATAGGTATCCTAATCAACGGTCAGTGCTTGTTGAGCTACAGGTAGGTTGCCGGTATTATATCGAGGTTTTGCACAAAGCTGGTGAGGAAAACGGTTATATTGCCGTGGCTTGGAATAAGACAGGGGGCGATAGAGAGATTGTTATGCAGAGTAACCTTACTCCCTATCGTACGTAG
- a CDS encoding glycosyl hydrolase family 18 protein: MKTVVWVLCLWFSFFVFAEEWSLGMGKPLIGGYFRSTDQWHKDWGIEKIPFDYYSQIIHFGHLNYNSETGEANAEPGFWPDRQLVSLCRQEGAQAILCPFIFGGEVWERICKSIKDTEEFADAIVNLMDDYDYDGIDIDWEHVTTPEAGRRWGGLIQCLRRKIDIVAKRKQRQHYLTVALMPGEWVRRNLDMEVILNNVDLIHMMTYDMSVGYAGNTAPLNKNPLAPHKNSYLKISINRWVDAGIPKSRIMVGLAFYSPLYENCLPYEKLDPENGKRKIEQIPYVDLSRIVEKEKWFSLASADNSEVCYISPDGKRLAVMDGPEQIRMKTEWCYFNDFGGVFCWSIRCDARDYSLAKAMSSPWRK, translated from the coding sequence GTGAAAACGGTTGTTTGGGTTTTGTGTTTGTGGTTTTCGTTTTTTGTCTTTGCTGAAGAGTGGAGTTTGGGTATGGGGAAACCGTTGATAGGTGGGTATTTTCGTTCCACAGATCAGTGGCATAAGGATTGGGGAATAGAAAAAATACCATTTGATTATTATAGTCAGATTATCCATTTCGGTCATTTGAACTATAATTCTGAAACGGGAGAGGCCAATGCCGAGCCGGGGTTTTGGCCTGATCGACAACTGGTTTCTTTGTGCCGCCAAGAGGGGGCTCAAGCTATTCTTTGTCCGTTCATTTTTGGTGGTGAAGTATGGGAGAGAATTTGTAAGAGCATTAAGGATACAGAGGAGTTTGCCGATGCGATTGTTAATTTGATGGATGATTATGATTATGACGGAATTGACATCGATTGGGAGCATGTTACGACACCCGAGGCTGGCAGGAGATGGGGGGGCTTGATTCAATGCCTGCGACGTAAGATCGATATAGTTGCTAAGCGAAAGCAGCGTCAACATTATTTGACAGTTGCATTGATGCCGGGAGAATGGGTTCGACGTAATTTGGATATGGAAGTGATTTTGAATAATGTGGATCTGATCCATATGATGACTTATGATATGAGTGTTGGTTATGCCGGGAATACGGCCCCTTTAAATAAGAACCCATTAGCTCCTCATAAAAATTCATATTTGAAGATATCCATAAATCGATGGGTTGATGCGGGGATTCCTAAGTCACGAATAATGGTAGGGTTGGCATTTTATTCACCATTATATGAAAATTGTTTGCCATATGAAAAATTAGATCCGGAAAATGGTAAACGTAAGATAGAACAGATTCCGTATGTTGATCTTTCTAGAATCGTGGAGAAAGAAAAGTGGTTTTCACTTGCCTCGGCCGATAATAGCGAAGTTTGCTATATTAGCCCTGACGGGAAGAGACTCGCGGTGATGGATGGTCCAGAGCAAATTCGTATGAAGACGGAATGGTGCTATTTTAATGATTTTGGCGGAGTTTTCTGCTGGTCAATTCGTTGTGATGCCCGAGATTATTCGTTGGCAAAGGCGATGAGTAGTCCATGGCGAAAGTGA
- a CDS encoding glycosyltransferase family protein — translation MKIAILGNLTPGYICPMTQGLERMLRELRAHPTVFPLSLNLLSHSAGIKGSLKHIFFRPYMSRLAEFDAIIVVQHLRDAFTTALAIETLRLLVPDTPVLLYDLTYLPTVGRWGPWLKSAGNELWGSGSQTFRGLKRYDWYLCVSKQNRLPMPAEEQPCSEIGIYLDDDSLYPAPKSSFRALIDFEREAFPGERKLQFEALKETDTDYVVLQGQYPISAIREIYRTCSIYFLAHMESFGLPICELQACGSRIMTPYADWCDAHRLPDASLGSHHRLPPNFVIYDNHKETLIHEIQRVKEKADPKAVAESFRRHHGHFLTGNPDALQDVLDRISRKEITAQSHQEYTGRTEQIPIRPDNTNKHQQ, via the coding sequence ATGAAGATCGCGATACTAGGAAATCTGACACCAGGATATATCTGCCCGATGACTCAGGGGCTTGAGCGCATGCTTCGGGAATTACGGGCCCATCCTACTGTCTTTCCGCTCAGCCTGAACCTTCTTTCTCATTCAGCAGGAATCAAAGGTTCGCTGAAACATATTTTCTTTCGCCCATACATGTCGCGACTGGCAGAATTCGACGCCATTATTGTTGTCCAGCATCTGCGGGATGCATTCACAACCGCCCTGGCAATTGAAACCCTTCGACTGCTGGTGCCCGACACACCGGTTCTCCTTTACGATTTAACGTACCTTCCAACGGTTGGACGCTGGGGTCCATGGCTGAAATCTGCAGGAAACGAACTCTGGGGATCAGGTTCCCAAACTTTCCGAGGACTCAAGCGCTATGACTGGTACCTCTGTGTTTCCAAACAGAACCGCCTTCCCATGCCTGCGGAAGAACAACCCTGTTCGGAAATTGGAATCTATCTGGATGATGACTCTCTTTATCCGGCCCCAAAAAGTTCATTCCGCGCGCTAATTGATTTTGAACGGGAAGCCTTTCCCGGAGAACGAAAACTGCAGTTCGAAGCTCTGAAAGAAACCGATACAGATTATGTTGTTCTGCAGGGACAGTATCCCATTTCCGCAATCCGGGAAATTTATCGGACCTGCAGTATCTACTTCCTCGCACATATGGAAAGTTTTGGACTGCCGATCTGTGAGCTTCAAGCCTGCGGCAGCCGCATTATGACTCCATATGCTGACTGGTGCGATGCCCATCGGCTGCCGGATGCATCGCTCGGTTCACATCACAGACTGCCACCGAACTTTGTAATTTACGATAATCACAAGGAAACGCTCATTCATGAGATTCAACGCGTAAAAGAAAAAGCAGACCCGAAAGCCGTTGCCGAGAGCTTTCGCCGACATCACGGACATTTCCTGACAGGAAACCCTGATGCCCTTCAGGATGTGCTGGACCGAATCAGTCGAAAAGAGATAACCGCCCAGTCTCACCAGGAATACACCGGTCGAACCGAACAAATTCCGATTCGGCCCGACAACACAAACAAACACCAACAGTAA